One Maribacter cobaltidurans genomic window carries:
- the pyk gene encoding pyruvate kinase, giving the protein MSSNKKTKIVATLGPATSKKEVLKSMMLAGVDVFRINFSHADYDDVRERVNLIRELNEELETNTAILADLQGPKLRVGVMSGDVVVSPGDEITFVTGEPFEGTAERVYMNYKEFPRDVKPGERILLDDGKLIFEVVTTNGESEVKAKVIQGGPLKSKKGVNLPNTNISLPALTKKDIKDAEFAISLEVDWMALSFVRFSQDLIDLQNIIKEHSPHKIPIIAKIEKPEAVENIDKIVAYCDGLMVARGDLGVEVPAQEVPLIQKKLVLRAKKARIPVIIATQMMETMITSLTPTRAEVNDVANSVMDGADAVMLSGETSVGNYPVQVIEKMASILGSVEASELIKVPHDPPHVRTNRYITKSICYHAALMANEIKAKAISTLTNSGYTAFQISAWRPSAHILVFTSNKRILTQLNLLWGVKAFYYDKFVSTDQTIEDVNGIACKKGYLEVGDMLVSLAAMPIKAKGMVNTLRVTEIETCNF; this is encoded by the coding sequence ATGTCAAGCAACAAGAAGACAAAGATCGTAGCAACCTTAGGTCCAGCTACAAGTAAGAAAGAGGTGCTAAAAAGCATGATGCTGGCAGGAGTGGATGTCTTTAGGATTAATTTTTCCCACGCCGATTATGATGATGTAAGGGAACGTGTGAATCTTATTCGCGAGTTAAACGAGGAATTGGAAACCAATACGGCAATATTGGCAGATTTACAAGGTCCTAAACTAAGGGTCGGGGTAATGTCCGGTGATGTTGTGGTAAGTCCTGGAGACGAAATTACTTTTGTGACAGGAGAACCTTTTGAGGGCACGGCGGAAAGAGTGTACATGAATTATAAAGAATTCCCCAGAGATGTTAAACCTGGCGAGCGAATTCTACTTGATGATGGTAAATTAATTTTTGAAGTAGTCACGACAAATGGCGAATCTGAAGTAAAGGCAAAGGTTATACAGGGCGGACCATTAAAGTCCAAAAAGGGCGTAAACCTTCCAAACACCAATATTTCCTTACCTGCACTTACCAAAAAAGATATTAAGGATGCAGAATTTGCAATTTCGCTTGAAGTGGATTGGATGGCCCTTTCTTTCGTTAGGTTTAGTCAGGATTTGATTGATCTTCAAAACATCATTAAGGAGCATTCCCCTCATAAAATTCCCATTATTGCCAAAATAGAAAAACCGGAGGCTGTTGAGAATATAGATAAAATTGTCGCTTACTGTGACGGGCTAATGGTTGCCCGTGGGGATTTGGGTGTAGAAGTTCCTGCACAAGAAGTTCCCTTAATTCAAAAGAAATTGGTGCTTAGGGCCAAAAAAGCGAGAATACCCGTCATCATAGCAACCCAAATGATGGAAACTATGATTACAAGCCTTACCCCTACTAGGGCAGAGGTGAACGATGTCGCCAACTCTGTGATGGATGGAGCGGATGCAGTTATGTTATCGGGAGAAACTTCCGTTGGTAATTATCCAGTACAGGTCATAGAAAAAATGGCAAGTATTTTGGGAAGTGTCGAAGCATCTGAGTTAATAAAGGTACCCCATGACCCACCACATGTACGTACAAATAGATACATCACTAAATCCATTTGTTACCATGCCGCCCTAATGGCGAACGAAATAAAGGCAAAAGCTATTTCTACCTTGACCAATAGTGGATATACGGCTTTTCAAATTTCTGCATGGAGGCCTAGTGCCCACATTTTAGTGTTCACTTCAAATAAACGAATTCTCACCCAATTGAATTTATTATGGGGCGTGAAGGCGTTTTATTACGATAAATTTGTCTCTACAGACCAAACAATCGAGGATGTGAACGGCATTGCTTGCAAAAAAGGTTATTTAGAGGTGGGTGATATGTTGGTAAGCTTGGCGGCCATGCCCATAAAGGCTAAGGGTATGGTGAATACCTTAAGGGTTACTGAAATAGAGACCTGTAATTTTTAA
- a CDS encoding COG2426 family protein, which produces MLWSFSPFGEAKVGIPYGMLNGLNIYAVFIFCFLANVLVFPMMMFFLDKINVYFIRWHFYKKSALFVARRAKMGSGNKIQKFGFFGLMFFVMIPLPGTGVYAGSIAAYLFKIERQKAFWANTTGIFFSSVIVWLATLASMQVI; this is translated from the coding sequence ATGTTGTGGAGTTTTTCCCCTTTTGGAGAGGCCAAGGTAGGGATACCTTACGGTATGCTCAATGGGTTGAACATCTACGCCGTATTTATTTTTTGCTTTTTGGCAAATGTCCTTGTCTTTCCCATGATGATGTTTTTCCTGGATAAAATCAATGTTTATTTTATACGTTGGCACTTCTATAAAAAATCCGCTTTATTCGTTGCGAGAAGGGCAAAAATGGGGTCTGGAAATAAGATTCAGAAATTTGGTTTTTTTGGGTTGATGTTCTTCGTAATGATACCGCTTCCCGGTACTGGTGTTTATGCAGGTAGCATAGCGGCCTATCTTTTCAAAATTGAACGGCAAAAGGCTTTTTGGGCCAATACCACTGGTATTTTCTTTTCTTCGGTCATTGTATGGTTGGCTACCCTCGCCTCCATGCAGGTAATTTAA
- a CDS encoding AEC family transporter, whose translation MDYTLQKTFTFLLFIGIGLLLKFKFGSKEELTGIKKIILNLSLPATIFIALLGVQIDAELLSLPFLALGLNVVLFLLFPFVMPITGIKKNTPEYRTARLLVPSLAPGLSCFPFVLEFLGEGYLAKAAMADLGNKVFVLIILYLVAMNWYYSKRAITDQSRASKLKSLIMAMISEPVNIFIVIALILVFFGFKMESLPFFISDTLTRLSVIMTPLVLLFIGLAMKVKKQQIYKIFSLLFLRAGFVSVLSGAFILVANITVQQDILLLLSFGLSACSFWPFSHIAVVGSQEMDIKKKQKTFNATFGVNILALSFPLSTVLILGILSSGNLFSNGYSVLVLGMIFSIVGTLPYLLKRIFKTRKKEDRRKSGWIIYKTTRTEAT comes from the coding sequence ATGGATTATACATTACAAAAGACATTTACCTTTTTGTTGTTTATTGGTATTGGTCTACTCCTTAAATTCAAATTTGGATCAAAGGAAGAATTGACCGGAATCAAGAAAATAATTTTAAACCTTTCATTACCTGCAACCATTTTTATTGCCTTGTTAGGTGTTCAAATAGATGCGGAACTGCTTTCCTTGCCATTTTTAGCACTTGGCTTAAACGTTGTCCTATTTCTTCTGTTTCCATTTGTAATGCCCATAACGGGTATTAAAAAAAATACTCCTGAATACCGGACGGCAAGATTACTGGTTCCATCCTTGGCACCCGGACTATCCTGTTTTCCTTTTGTCTTGGAGTTTTTGGGTGAAGGATACTTGGCAAAGGCGGCAATGGCAGATTTGGGCAATAAAGTGTTTGTATTGATAATCCTCTACCTAGTGGCCATGAATTGGTATTATAGCAAACGAGCTATTACCGACCAATCCAGGGCTTCGAAATTAAAATCTTTGATAATGGCAATGATCTCCGAACCCGTAAATATCTTTATAGTCATTGCCTTGATTTTGGTATTTTTTGGTTTTAAAATGGAGTCATTGCCATTTTTCATAAGTGATACGTTAACGAGGCTTAGTGTTATTATGACGCCACTTGTTTTATTGTTCATCGGGCTGGCCATGAAAGTAAAGAAACAGCAGATTTATAAAATCTTCTCACTTTTGTTTTTAAGGGCTGGCTTTGTAAGTGTCCTTTCAGGCGCATTCATCCTAGTTGCAAATATTACGGTACAACAGGATATACTTTTATTACTTTCATTTGGGTTAAGTGCCTGTAGTTTCTGGCCATTTTCACATATTGCGGTCGTGGGCTCCCAAGAAATGGACATTAAAAAGAAACAGAAGACCTTCAATGCTACTTTTGGAGTGAACATTCTTGCTTTATCCTTTCCCTTATCAACGGTTCTCATATTGGGGATTCTATCCAGCGGAAATCTTTTTTCCAATGGATATTCCGTATTGGTCTTAGGTATGATATTTTCTATTGTGGGTACACTACCTTATTTGCTTAAACGTATTTTCAAAACAAGGAAAAAGGAAGACAGACGGAAATCTGGTTGGATCATTTACAAAACCACCAGAACGGAAGCAACTTGA
- a CDS encoding CYTH domain-containing protein — protein sequence MIEIERKFLVKSMNFVDGAVSKTKIVQGFLNTHPERTVRIRINGEKGFMTVKGKSNDSGTTRFEWETEIGLKDAEKLLQLCEKGIIDKTRYMVPFHDHSFEVDVFEGENEGLILAEIELSNENEMFQKPNWLGEEVTGDIKYYNSQLSKQPYTTW from the coding sequence GTGATTGAAATTGAAAGAAAGTTTCTTGTGAAGTCCATGAATTTTGTTGATGGGGCGGTTTCCAAGACTAAGATTGTACAGGGCTTTTTAAACACCCATCCAGAAAGGACCGTTAGAATTAGAATCAATGGGGAAAAAGGTTTTATGACGGTAAAAGGAAAATCCAACGATTCCGGAACTACACGTTTTGAGTGGGAAACGGAGATTGGACTAAAGGATGCCGAAAAGTTGCTTCAACTTTGTGAAAAAGGAATTATTGATAAGACGAGGTATATGGTTCCATTTCACGATCATAGTTTTGAGGTGGATGTATTCGAGGGGGAGAACGAGGGGCTGATTTTGGCCGAAATTGAACTGTCAAACGAAAACGAAATGTTCCAAAAGCCGAATTGGCTGGGAGAAGAAGTTACGGGAGACATTAAATACTATAATTCACAATTAAGTAAACAACCCTATACTACTTGGTAA
- a CDS encoding pyridoxal phosphate-dependent aminotransferase — METGKLNRRNWLKTGLLTAGGITLFPHLGISEVPKTYIPLDTEGNALYSPFFKEFVPKEFPEESKLLAKLNANENPYGPSPKAVEALREVATKGNRYAWKELFGLIDKIAVEEGVSPKNIMMGPGSSDLLEKTGMVLFLDGGNVVSADPSYMSLMQVAQATGASWKPVPLKEDWSHDLKAMEEAVDSETKLVYICNPNNPTGSITDSKELLDFCSRVSEKVPVFVDEAYLAFLEDGAKQSMVSLINEGKDVIIARTFSKIHGMAGLRVGYIVAQESTLEKIQKITRGGMGISYTSIFAALASMDDKDFQDSSREKNAAAREYVYKSLSKLGYDYVPSHTSFIIFPIEMDGKLFLDKMRAKQVGVRAFEFMGKNWCRVSMGTMDEMKIFTAALTDVLA; from the coding sequence ATGGAAACAGGAAAATTAAATCGTAGAAACTGGTTAAAAACGGGATTGCTCACAGCAGGAGGAATCACTTTATTTCCACACTTGGGAATCTCGGAAGTTCCTAAAACATATATTCCTTTGGATACGGAAGGAAACGCTTTGTACAGCCCATTTTTTAAAGAGTTTGTGCCTAAGGAATTTCCTGAGGAATCCAAACTATTGGCCAAGTTGAATGCCAATGAAAATCCATATGGCCCTTCTCCAAAAGCGGTAGAAGCTCTTAGAGAAGTTGCCACTAAAGGTAACCGATATGCATGGAAGGAGTTATTCGGTCTTATTGATAAAATTGCGGTCGAGGAAGGCGTAAGCCCAAAAAATATTATGATGGGACCAGGATCTTCTGATCTTTTGGAAAAAACCGGTATGGTCCTTTTTCTTGATGGAGGAAATGTAGTTTCTGCAGATCCATCCTATATGTCGCTTATGCAGGTAGCCCAAGCAACTGGAGCCAGTTGGAAACCTGTTCCTCTAAAGGAGGATTGGTCACACGATTTAAAGGCCATGGAGGAAGCTGTAGATTCGGAAACTAAACTTGTGTATATCTGTAACCCAAACAATCCTACCGGTAGTATAACGGACAGTAAGGAATTGTTGGATTTCTGTTCAAGGGTCTCGGAAAAAGTACCTGTTTTTGTGGACGAGGCCTACCTTGCATTCCTAGAAGATGGTGCCAAACAAAGTATGGTTAGCCTTATTAATGAAGGTAAGGACGTAATCATTGCCAGGACTTTTTCCAAAATCCATGGTATGGCAGGACTTCGCGTAGGGTATATTGTAGCGCAGGAATCCACTTTGGAAAAAATTCAAAAAATTACCCGAGGAGGTATGGGCATTTCCTATACGTCAATTTTTGCCGCCCTAGCTAGTATGGATGACAAGGATTTTCAGGATTCTTCACGAGAAAAAAATGCGGCTGCAAGGGAATACGTTTATAAGAGTCTATCCAAATTAGGCTATGATTATGTTCCATCACATACTAGCTTCATTATTTTTCCTATAGAAATGGATGGGAAACTTTTCTTGGATAAGATGCGCGCAAAACAGGTAGGTGTTAGGGCATTCGAATTTATGGGCAAGAATTGGTGCAGGGTGAGTATGGGCACCATGGATGAAATGAAAATATTTACTGCTGCACTTACTGACGTTTTGGCCTAA
- a CDS encoding NAD(P)H-binding protein, translating to MEHRKKTAIILGATGLTGSTLLQLLLEDSRYETIKLFSRKPVNISSDRIEEHLGDVLDLERFKPVFNADEVFCCIGTTKSKTPNRELYRKIDFGIPVETARMCKANGIDTFIVISAMGADPNSTFFYNKVKGEMEEAVLDIDVPKTYILQPSLISGQRKEKRVGEWMAKKLFKVFEVLFVGSLRKYRSVHPSEIAKCMLLLANREQESGRITSDEIKKMAKGD from the coding sequence ATGGAACACCGCAAAAAAACGGCTATTATTCTTGGAGCTACAGGGCTCACCGGCAGTACTCTTTTACAATTACTTTTAGAAGATTCCCGGTATGAAACTATAAAATTGTTTTCAAGAAAACCTGTGAATATATCCTCGGATAGAATCGAGGAACATCTTGGGGATGTACTGGATTTGGAGCGTTTTAAACCTGTATTTAATGCGGACGAGGTATTCTGCTGTATTGGTACCACTAAGTCAAAAACACCCAATAGGGAACTATACCGAAAGATAGATTTTGGAATTCCTGTAGAGACAGCTCGAATGTGCAAAGCCAATGGCATTGATACCTTTATCGTTATTTCCGCAATGGGGGCCGACCCAAATAGTACTTTTTTCTACAATAAGGTAAAGGGAGAAATGGAGGAGGCCGTCCTGGATATAGATGTACCCAAAACCTATATCTTGCAGCCTTCATTAATTTCCGGGCAAAGGAAGGAAAAACGTGTAGGTGAATGGATGGCCAAGAAACTGTTCAAGGTATTTGAGGTACTGTTCGTTGGCTCATTAAGAAAATATAGGTCCGTTCATCCATCGGAAATAGCAAAATGCATGCTTCTGTTGGCCAATAGGGAACAGGAGAGTGGAAGGATAACTTCCGATGAAATTAAAAAGATGGCAAAAGGTGATTGA
- the dinB gene encoding DNA polymerase IV, with translation MSNEFPLRKIIHVDMDAFYASVEQLDNPELRGKPIAVGGSSERGVVSAASYEARKFGVRSAMSSVLAKRNCPELIFVKARFDRYKEISKQIRSIFYDYTDLVEPLSLDEAYLDVTVNKKGNPSATLIAQEIRDRILKETGLNASAGISINKFIAKVASDVNKPNGQKTVNPEEVQTFLENLEIRKFYGVGKVTADKMYRLGIFTGKDLKTKSLAFLEEQFGKSGSYYYQVVRGIHNSPVKPHRIPKSVGAERTFNENLSSEIFMLERLEHIANELEKRLKKSRIAGKTVTLKIKYSDFTLNTRSKTLPYFISDQKLILETAKELLYQEKLQNSVRLLGISLANLNTEKKVGPKQEKETVSVQLKFDF, from the coding sequence ATGTCCAATGAATTTCCATTACGAAAAATTATCCATGTAGATATGGATGCTTTCTATGCCTCCGTAGAACAGTTGGACAACCCTGAACTTAGAGGCAAACCCATTGCCGTAGGCGGTAGTTCCGAAAGGGGGGTAGTGTCCGCAGCTAGCTATGAAGCAAGGAAATTTGGCGTTAGAAGTGCCATGAGCAGTGTTTTGGCCAAACGGAACTGCCCTGAACTTATTTTTGTAAAAGCCCGTTTTGATCGTTATAAGGAAATTTCCAAACAGATCCGTTCTATTTTTTATGACTATACGGATTTAGTGGAGCCTTTATCGCTGGACGAGGCCTATTTGGATGTCACCGTAAACAAGAAAGGAAATCCTTCAGCGACACTCATTGCACAAGAAATTAGGGACAGAATCTTAAAAGAAACAGGTCTAAATGCGTCCGCAGGTATTTCAATAAACAAGTTCATCGCCAAAGTTGCCAGTGATGTAAACAAACCCAATGGCCAAAAGACGGTGAACCCAGAAGAAGTACAAACGTTTTTGGAGAATCTGGAAATACGCAAATTTTACGGGGTTGGGAAAGTTACAGCTGATAAGATGTACCGTTTGGGAATTTTCACGGGAAAAGATCTAAAAACCAAATCCCTTGCGTTTTTGGAGGAACAATTTGGGAAGAGCGGAAGCTACTACTATCAAGTAGTCAGGGGCATTCATAACAGCCCGGTCAAACCGCATAGGATACCAAAGTCTGTGGGAGCAGAACGTACTTTCAACGAAAATTTGAGTAGTGAAATATTTATGTTGGAACGGTTGGAGCATATTGCCAACGAATTGGAAAAACGTCTTAAAAAATCCAGAATAGCTGGTAAAACGGTGACCCTAAAAATAAAATACAGCGACTTCACCTTGAACACCCGAAGCAAGACATTGCCTTACTTCATATCAGACCAAAAACTAATCTTGGAAACGGCAAAAGAATTGTTGTACCAAGAAAAGTTACAGAACTCTGTAAGGCTTTTAGGGATTTCATTAGCCAATTTAAATACGGAAAAAAAGGTAGGGCCAAAACAGGAAAAGGAAACTGTTTCCGTGCAACTAAAATTTGATTTTTAG